Proteins encoded by one window of Betaproteobacteria bacterium:
- a CDS encoding VWA domain-containing protein — protein MLGAKFESVQSAALATLDMMESDQRLAVIAFDSQPREVFPLAEVGGKRRAEDAISGLETGGHTDIQKALARALEVLRDSRSVTKHVILLSDGHTSAPPNPVPREGRGAPRRDIRKILEEQGYSASHIERMLGDASSAQAGNRRLEDLVAGMAAANITLSTLSIGDEPDVQLMATLAELGSGKSYWARQDSEIPALFVTEARRLLGTSMVEESFRPVVRNHGETLTGLDFVAGPPLKGYVATKPKRFSEVLLEARPAEPVLAETRYGLGKTVAFLSDARNRWASDWLAWPGYARFWAQVVRDAARGAGTPELGWRITREGGSGLLRLTALTPEGGYRDGLSPIVRVFRPDGTRTEVALRQSAPGTYVARVPLLAGSPAPYRFELQAGPGLPASEIARVGARTLHYATEDEFRPGPADIPLLEALSERTGGKYAPGSDEIFAPAQAGRPVPRPLWPACAGAALLFFLLEIAARRANWRFLEGSSKRG, from the coding sequence ATGCTGGGCGCCAAGTTCGAGTCGGTGCAGTCGGCGGCGCTCGCGACCCTCGACATGATGGAATCCGACCAGCGGCTGGCTGTTATCGCCTTCGACTCGCAGCCGCGAGAGGTGTTCCCGCTCGCGGAAGTCGGCGGAAAACGGCGTGCGGAGGACGCGATCAGCGGCCTGGAAACCGGCGGCCACACCGACATCCAGAAAGCCCTCGCTCGCGCGCTCGAGGTGCTCAGGGACTCCCGGTCGGTCACCAAGCACGTGATCCTGCTGTCGGATGGTCATACCTCAGCGCCGCCCAACCCGGTGCCAAGGGAGGGAAGGGGAGCTCCCCGCAGGGACATCCGGAAGATCCTCGAGGAGCAGGGCTACAGCGCAAGCCACATCGAGCGGATGCTGGGCGACGCTTCGAGCGCACAGGCGGGGAACCGCAGGCTGGAGGATCTCGTCGCCGGCATGGCCGCGGCGAACATCACGCTTTCCACGCTGTCGATCGGCGATGAGCCCGACGTGCAGTTGATGGCCACGTTGGCGGAACTGGGCAGCGGCAAGAGCTATTGGGCCCGCCAGGACAGCGAGATCCCGGCCTTGTTCGTCACCGAAGCACGGCGCCTGCTGGGCACGTCCATGGTCGAGGAATCGTTCAGACCAGTGGTGCGGAACCACGGAGAGACACTGACCGGGCTGGATTTCGTGGCGGGGCCCCCGCTCAAGGGGTACGTCGCCACCAAGCCGAAGCGCTTCTCCGAAGTGCTTCTTGAAGCCCGGCCGGCCGAGCCCGTCCTCGCAGAGACCCGCTACGGCCTGGGCAAGACGGTGGCATTCCTGTCCGACGCCAGGAACCGTTGGGCGAGCGACTGGCTGGCCTGGCCCGGATACGCACGGTTCTGGGCGCAGGTGGTGCGCGATGCCGCACGTGGCGCCGGGACGCCGGAACTCGGCTGGCGGATCACGCGTGAAGGTGGATCCGGCCTTCTGCGCCTGACAGCGCTCACACCGGAAGGGGGCTATCGCGACGGGCTGTCGCCCATAGTGCGAGTCTTTCGACCGGACGGGACACGCACGGAGGTGGCGCTGCGGCAATCGGCGCCCGGTACCTACGTCGCCCGAGTTCCCCTGCTAGCCGGATCGCCGGCCCCATACCGGTTCGAACTCCAGGCCGGTCCGGGCCTCCCGGCATCGGAGATCGCAAGGGTCGGCGCCCGCACGCTTCACTACGCCACCGAAGACGAGTTCCGGCCCGGTCCCGCCGATATCCCGTTGCTCGAGGCCCTGAGCGAACGGACGGGCGGAAAGTACGCTCCCGGCAGCGACGAGATCTTCGCGCCTGCCCAGGCCGGCAGGCCCGTGCCCAGGCCCCTCTGGCCCGCGTGCGCCGGCGCCGCGCTGCTGTTCTTCCTGCTCGAGATTGCGGCCCGCCGCGCGAACTGGCGATTCCTCGAAGGCTCCTCGAAGCGAGGCTGA
- a CDS encoding LrgB family protein, giving the protein MSPPPIFDLWVFLKAKPLLWLVLTLGAWLMARRLQDASDGAAWANPVAGASVMLGLILWMTDTPYEEFFAGAQFVHFLLGPATIALGVTIIEHGGTIRRQLVPIMGALVVGVVVSVGTTWALCHLAGLTGEITLSLLPKSATAPVAMAVSERVGGIPSISMCAVLLTGITGAVIVTPLFNLFRFRNWPARGFAAGLTAHGIGTARAYQVSNEAGVYAALALALAALLQGIVLPLIL; this is encoded by the coding sequence ATGAGTCCGCCCCCGATCTTCGATCTGTGGGTTTTCCTGAAGGCCAAGCCGCTGCTCTGGCTTGTGCTGACGCTCGGCGCATGGCTGATGGCGCGGCGCCTGCAGGACGCCTCCGATGGTGCTGCCTGGGCCAATCCGGTGGCCGGGGCTTCGGTGATGCTGGGCCTCATCCTGTGGATGACGGACACGCCCTACGAGGAGTTCTTCGCGGGAGCGCAGTTCGTGCACTTCCTGCTCGGTCCGGCCACTATTGCGCTGGGCGTCACCATCATCGAGCACGGCGGGACCATTCGACGGCAACTGGTTCCGATCATGGGCGCGCTGGTCGTGGGTGTGGTCGTTTCGGTCGGGACCACCTGGGCGCTGTGCCACCTTGCCGGATTGACCGGCGAAATCACCCTCTCCCTCCTGCCCAAGTCCGCCACCGCGCCCGTGGCCATGGCGGTGAGCGAGCGCGTCGGCGGCATTCCCAGCATCTCGATGTGCGCGGTGCTGCTCACGGGCATCACGGGCGCGGTGATCGTCACGCCACTGTTCAACCTTTTCCGTTTCCGCAACTGGCCGGCCCGAGGTTTCGCGGCGGGCCTGACGGCTCACGGGATCGGAACCGCCCGGGCGTATCAGGTAAGCAACGAGGCGGGTGTCTACGCCGCACTGGCGCTTGCCCTGGCGGCATTGCTTCAGGGGATCGTGCTGCCGTTGATCCTGTGA
- a CDS encoding branched-chain amino acid ABC transporter permease — translation MGGRLLRATRGAEAQIGDQGENGGFSTASTFSLILVFQDVLRFFWGANPQQLANVAMHYGSVSLWGAQMPAYNVFVILLAIAIAVGLGWFLSRTTLGKMLRATAENREASAAMGVNVRMVYLLVFTLGTTLGTVGGAMVVPTAAVSLQIGVDLVVEAFAVIVIGGLGSMKGAVAGALIVGLIRAAALVLYPEVEVLATYVIVLGILVFKPSGIFGKAAV, via the coding sequence ATCGGCGGCCGACTTCTCCGCGCAACGCGCGGTGCCGAGGCCCAGATCGGCGATCAAGGGGAGAACGGGGGTTTTTCTACAGCCTCGACGTTCTCGCTAATCCTGGTGTTCCAGGATGTGTTGCGATTTTTTTGGGGCGCCAATCCCCAACAGTTGGCCAACGTCGCGATGCACTATGGCAGCGTATCGTTGTGGGGCGCGCAAATGCCCGCTTACAACGTATTCGTTATTCTGCTGGCCATAGCCATAGCCGTTGGTCTCGGGTGGTTCTTGAGTCGCACAACGTTGGGCAAGATGTTGCGCGCCACAGCGGAGAACCGCGAAGCAAGCGCGGCGATGGGCGTAAACGTTCGGATGGTCTATTTACTGGTGTTCACCTTGGGCACCACACTCGGCACAGTGGGCGGCGCCATGGTAGTCCCGACCGCGGCCGTTTCGCTGCAGATTGGCGTGGATCTGGTAGTGGAAGCCTTTGCGGTGATCGTCATTGGTGGACTGGGTAGCATGAAAGGGGCCGTGGCCGGCGCGTTGATCGTCGGTTTGATTCGTGCCGCGGCGCTGGTGTTGTACCCCGAGGTTGAAGTTCTGGCGACCTACGTCATCGTCCTCGGCATTCTCGTTTTCAAGCCCTCTGGAATCTTTGGGAAGGCGGCCGTATGA
- a CDS encoding BatA domain-containing protein has product MNFAVLSTAGAFGLIAAVAVFIGLLYLIRPRTRRITIASTVLWQRIASKGGVRKRRWRWLLSLLLSLAIGLCLVLALTHLQLPALEPAPQRITVILDNSASMGARTADGRTRWQHALDASRRLILQTGRGAEVLLLDTAGRAPLSGFLPASEAAERLGRLALSPEARTRVPPLPTGAEITDAYLFTDGVGVSDVPKAMRVHSVFEPADNVGITAFTARPLPADPARYSAFLQITNAAGTVKRVSLEVVGADGYRIERQFDVGAASTANLALDVSSIAQGPLRAHIATQGMPSIWTTPRIAWCRLIASGMLSSSPAVTPFSRIRCARCPESR; this is encoded by the coding sequence TTGAACTTCGCCGTGCTTTCGACCGCCGGTGCATTTGGTCTGATCGCCGCCGTGGCCGTCTTCATCGGTCTCCTGTATCTGATCAGACCACGCACGCGCCGCATCACCATTGCGTCGACCGTGCTGTGGCAGCGGATCGCGTCGAAGGGAGGCGTCCGCAAGCGACGTTGGCGCTGGCTGCTGTCGCTGCTGCTCTCGCTGGCGATCGGGCTTTGCCTGGTTCTGGCGCTGACGCACCTGCAGTTGCCCGCTCTGGAGCCGGCGCCGCAGCGCATCACCGTGATACTGGACAACTCCGCGTCGATGGGCGCGCGCACCGCCGACGGACGCACGCGGTGGCAGCATGCGCTCGATGCGTCTCGCCGCCTGATTCTGCAAACCGGTCGCGGCGCGGAAGTCCTGCTGCTGGACACGGCCGGGCGCGCACCGCTCAGCGGCTTCCTTCCTGCGAGCGAGGCAGCCGAGCGGCTCGGCCGCCTGGCTCTCTCGCCAGAGGCTCGCACGCGCGTCCCGCCCCTGCCCACCGGCGCGGAAATCACCGACGCCTATTTGTTCACGGACGGCGTGGGTGTGAGCGATGTGCCGAAGGCCATGAGGGTGCACTCGGTCTTCGAGCCTGCCGACAACGTCGGCATCACCGCGTTCACCGCGCGGCCGCTGCCCGCCGATCCCGCCCGCTACAGCGCCTTCCTCCAGATCACCAATGCGGCGGGGACCGTCAAGCGTGTCTCGCTGGAAGTGGTCGGCGCCGACGGTTATCGCATCGAGCGGCAGTTCGACGTCGGCGCAGCCTCCACCGCCAATCTGGCCCTCGATGTGAGCAGCATCGCCCAAGGTCCACTGCGGGCGCACATCGCGACGCAAGGGATGCCTTCGATCTGGACGACACCGCGTATTGCGTGGTGTCGGCTCATCGCATCCGGCATGTTGTCCTCGTCACCCGCGGTAACCCCGTTCTCGAGGATTCGTTGCGCGCGCTGCCCGGAATCGCGTTGA
- a CDS encoding ABC transporter substrate-binding protein, with protein sequence MTDNLNVHRRRALKKIGAGMALGASGLLAAPAFAQNKPLKIGVIAPRGGIAGTAGEGGIRAMEWSVAKLNAMNGIGGRKIELVIQEETTPKETIDRYRKLVLQDRVDAVHGVISSGVSLALAPAAEQSQMLTLLWDGTTQDGVKEMMPNPKYVFRAIDNEVDAVMSSLLAIRHFKGSMVRVAGINADYTYGRNTWTTFTAILKKFGIAHEVVAEQWVKVGTMDLTSNVAALKTAKPDVIFTSMLFADLPVFMRQAHNVGLTENCKFVMPAAGWQHTAMKKEFTPEGVVFGHSTMYFENPAASPLQKEFVKWYADKYKDYPHWESDRAYFCLQLYKAGVERALAAKSGSWPSSTEIAMAMPGLKVESLGGPASMRADHIANQVIFQGLTTHKNAYDFPTLASVESMSTEHIQKPAGADFWQWLESTKFEV encoded by the coding sequence ATGACCGACAACCTGAATGTTCACCGCCGCAGGGCACTCAAGAAAATTGGCGCCGGCATGGCGTTGGGGGCGTCCGGCCTTTTAGCTGCGCCAGCCTTTGCGCAAAACAAGCCGCTGAAAATCGGCGTCATTGCCCCCCGTGGCGGAATCGCGGGCACGGCTGGCGAAGGCGGCATCCGGGCGATGGAATGGTCGGTGGCCAAACTCAATGCCATGAACGGTATCGGGGGACGGAAGATTGAACTGGTCATCCAGGAAGAGACCACCCCCAAGGAGACGATTGATCGCTATCGCAAGCTGGTTTTGCAGGACCGGGTGGACGCCGTGCACGGCGTGATCTCGTCGGGAGTCAGCCTGGCCTTGGCACCAGCCGCCGAGCAGTCACAGATGCTAACGCTTTTGTGGGACGGCACGACCCAAGACGGCGTGAAGGAGATGATGCCGAATCCGAAGTACGTCTTTCGCGCAATCGACAATGAGGTCGATGCTGTCATGTCCTCCCTGCTCGCCATTCGCCACTTCAAGGGCAGTATGGTACGCGTCGCCGGCATCAACGCTGACTACACCTACGGGCGCAACACCTGGACAACTTTCACGGCCATTTTGAAGAAGTTTGGCATCGCGCACGAGGTGGTGGCTGAGCAGTGGGTGAAGGTCGGCACCATGGACCTCACCTCCAACGTCGCCGCGTTGAAGACCGCTAAGCCAGACGTGATCTTCACGTCCATGCTTTTCGCCGATCTTCCGGTATTCATGCGTCAAGCCCACAATGTCGGCCTGACGGAAAACTGCAAGTTCGTGATGCCGGCGGCGGGGTGGCAACACACGGCAATGAAGAAAGAGTTCACTCCTGAGGGCGTTGTGTTCGGGCACAGCACTATGTATTTCGAAAATCCGGCCGCTTCGCCACTACAAAAAGAGTTCGTCAAATGGTATGCCGACAAATACAAGGACTACCCGCACTGGGAAAGCGACCGCGCCTACTTCTGCCTGCAGCTCTACAAGGCGGGAGTAGAGCGTGCGCTTGCGGCGAAGTCGGGTTCGTGGCCAAGCTCCACCGAGATCGCGATGGCCATGCCAGGCCTAAAGGTCGAATCCCTCGGCGGACCAGCATCCATGCGTGCGGACCACATCGCCAACCAAGTGATATTCCAGGGCTTGACGACGCATAAGAACGCCTACGACTTTCCTACGCTCGCCTCGGTCGAGAGCATGTCCACTGAGCATATCCAGAAGCCAGCAGGTGCAGATTTCTGGCAGTGGCTTGAATCGACAAAATTCGAGGTCTAA
- a CDS encoding ATP-binding protein encodes MKTDVLIELKALRLHGMAGAWADLVEQGGGAGAIALASSPRAGSSNTCYRPRPRTARCARSATRCTRPASRCIATWQASTSRSRRWIVRSSPMLASTAFTDNEHNVVLVGEPGTGETHLAPTIGVSRISMQDQADVSDTGAGDGIFFMSIVRFSDVALHIKSRVPTPYSGIISVHSRSFRTRTQ; translated from the coding sequence ATGAAGACTGACGTGCTGATCGAACTGAAGGCGCTGCGCCTGCACGGCATGGCCGGCGCGTGGGCCGATCTGGTCGAGCAAGGCGGTGGTGCGGGCGCCATAGCGCTGGCATCGAGTCCTCGCGCTGGCTCATCGAACACCTGCTACAGGCCGAGGCCACGGACAGCGCGATGCGCTCGGTCAGCCACCAGATGCACGCGGCCCGCTTCCCGGTGCATCGCGACCTGGCAGGCTTCGACTTCGAGGTCTCGCCGGTGGATCGTGCGCTCGTCACCAATGCTGGCCAGCACCGCCTTCACCGACAACGAGCACAACGTCGTGCTGGTCGGCGAGCCGGGCACCGGCGAGACCCATCTGGCCCCAACCATCGGCGTGTCTCGCATCAGCATGCAAGACCAAGCTGACGTCAGCGATACAGGGGCGGGAGATGGCATTTTTTTCATGTCCATAGTCAGATTTTCTGATGTAGCGCTTCACATTAAATCGCGCGTCCCGACCCCTTACTCGGGAATAATCTCCGTTCATTCGCGATCGTTCCGCACGCGAACCCAGTGA
- a CDS encoding sulfatase-like hydrolase/transferase, whose amino-acid sequence MDINLTRPGDRGNGRAWFALLLALAFAASPRLQAAEPPNIVYVLADDLGWKDVGFHGGTLRTPTLDRLAAGGAIFNAFYSQPYSTQTRAALLTGRYPMRYGLQTLSLEPSSRYGLPTEERTLPQALKAIGYRTAFVGNWLLGHAQREHWPGQRGFDLFYGSLAGDVDPQLRKSASADWYRNDRRVKEEGYVTDLLARDAARIIATHDRSSPLFVMAAFNTPAQFHGVPKAYLDPYRDVPDDARRSYAAAVTALDSAVGSIVAALEKRGMLDNTLIVFQSDNGGAVPLRYVTGDRDIDRPAADNGSNREGRGSLYEGGTAGRGTGVVAGQDSARNDRDPTAARDRHVRHPAHSRGRCDGTTQEARWKGRMAGDRRRQTDRSQGHPAQRGRFRGSDPRGGVEAHPARVAAEPHRIVRHRERSRRIP is encoded by the coding sequence ATGGACATCAATCTCACGCGACCTGGCGATCGTGGCAATGGCCGTGCGTGGTTCGCGCTGCTGCTTGCGTTGGCGTTCGCAGCGAGTCCCCGGCTCCAGGCGGCGGAGCCTCCCAACATCGTCTACGTGCTCGCCGACGACCTCGGATGGAAGGACGTCGGATTCCACGGCGGGACCCTTCGTACGCCGACCCTGGATCGACTGGCGGCCGGCGGAGCGATCTTCAATGCGTTCTACTCGCAGCCTTACTCGACCCAGACACGGGCCGCGCTGCTGACCGGCCGTTATCCGATGCGGTACGGCCTCCAGACGCTCTCGCTGGAACCTTCCAGCCGCTATGGCCTGCCGACGGAAGAGCGCACCCTGCCGCAGGCGCTGAAGGCGATCGGCTATCGGACCGCCTTCGTGGGCAACTGGCTTCTTGGCCATGCCCAGCGCGAGCACTGGCCCGGGCAGCGCGGCTTCGATCTCTTCTACGGTTCGCTGGCCGGAGACGTGGATCCGCAACTGCGCAAGAGTGCGAGTGCGGACTGGTACCGCAACGACCGGCGCGTCAAGGAGGAAGGTTACGTGACCGACCTGCTGGCGCGCGATGCCGCCCGGATCATCGCCACGCACGACCGGTCCTCGCCGCTTTTCGTGATGGCGGCCTTCAACACGCCGGCGCAGTTCCACGGCGTGCCGAAGGCGTACCTGGACCCCTACCGGGATGTTCCGGACGATGCACGCCGCAGCTACGCAGCGGCGGTCACGGCACTGGACTCCGCTGTGGGCAGCATCGTCGCCGCGCTCGAAAAGCGAGGCATGCTGGACAACACCCTCATCGTTTTCCAGAGTGACAATGGCGGCGCGGTGCCGTTGCGCTACGTCACCGGCGACCGCGATATCGACCGGCCGGCGGCCGACAACGGAAGCAATCGCGAAGGCCGGGGCAGTCTGTACGAAGGGGGGACTGCGGGTCGTGGCACTGGCGTCGTGGCGGGGCAGGATTCCGCCCGGAACGATCGTGACCCAACCGCTGCACGTGACCGACATGTACGTCACCCTGCTCACTCTCGCGGGCGCTGCGACGGAACAACCCAGGAAGCCCGATGGAAAGGACGCATGGCCGGCGATCGCCGAAGGCAAACGGATCGGTCGCAAGGACATCCTGCTCAACGTGGACGATTTCGCGGGAGCGATCCGCGTGGAGGAGTGGAAGCTCATCCTGCACGCGTCGCTGCCGAGCCGCATCGAATTGTTCGACATCGCGAACGATCCCGAAGAATCCCATAA
- a CDS encoding CidA/LrgA family protein, with protein sequence MIEGFMALLLFQLLGEAVAHLANLPVPGPIIGLILLLAWSALGGKLGQSGQQVAAGLMANLGLMFVPVASGILFQLRSLGPAAWHVVWIVVVSTAVTLVATAATFTMLSRRSAKEVQ encoded by the coding sequence ATGATCGAAGGATTCATGGCGCTGTTGCTGTTCCAGTTGCTCGGGGAAGCCGTCGCGCACCTCGCCAACCTCCCCGTCCCCGGGCCGATCATCGGCCTCATTCTGCTTCTGGCGTGGTCGGCACTGGGTGGGAAGCTGGGGCAGTCGGGACAGCAGGTGGCGGCGGGCCTGATGGCGAATCTCGGCCTCATGTTCGTTCCGGTGGCCTCCGGCATCCTGTTCCAGCTTCGCAGTCTGGGGCCTGCGGCATGGCACGTGGTGTGGATCGTGGTCGTGTCGACGGCGGTCACGCTGGTGGCGACGGCGGCGACATTCACCATGCTCTCCCGCCGTTCGGCGAAGGAGGTGCAATGA